In Streptomyces dangxiongensis, one DNA window encodes the following:
- a CDS encoding DMT family transporter, which translates to MAWVLLVVAGLLEVGWSVGMKYSEGFTRPVPSLFTGAGIVASMILLSYAARSLPIGTAYGVWVGIGAAGAAVLGMVVLGEPVTAARVFFVCLLLVAVVGLKATGGH; encoded by the coding sequence ATGGCCTGGGTCCTGCTCGTCGTCGCCGGTCTGCTGGAGGTCGGCTGGTCGGTCGGGATGAAGTACAGCGAGGGCTTCACCCGGCCGGTCCCGAGTCTGTTCACCGGGGCCGGCATCGTCGCCAGCATGATCCTGCTGTCGTACGCCGCGAGGTCCCTGCCCATCGGCACGGCCTACGGCGTGTGGGTGGGCATCGGCGCGGCCGGTGCGGCGGTGCTCGGCATGGTGGTGCTGGGTGAGCCGGTCACCGCCGCCCGCGTCTTCTTCGTGTGTCTGCTGCTGGTCGCCGTGGTGGGGCTGAAGGCGACCGGCGGCCACTGA